From Anastrepha obliqua isolate idAnaObli1 chromosome 3, idAnaObli1_1.0, whole genome shotgun sequence:
AGGAGCTTTCGACCTCTTGTCCCACTTTTTACGGCGAGTATACAGCCTTTAAGCTTTTGGCTTATTTTTCACTTCATATTCGTTATATTTTGGTAGTGTTAAATGGTAGTTAAAAGTATGTATAATTACAAGTAGGGGTGAAATCAGCCGTTAGATTGATGCTGCTGCAATTATGGTATTTATGCCAAgtaaaagagaagaaagtgaaaatttaggCTTTATAcagtagaaaaacaataaaaaatcataCTAGGCAGTTAATTGAAATTactgtttacttattttttgctttttatgtaaACCTTATCCAcactattattgttattatactTGTATTCATTTAAACTTGGGGTTTATAGGAGCATTTACCAATCTTAACCGAATAGCCAAATCCGTGGGCCACAGGGAAAACATGACAAATCAAATATTCAAAGTGGGGGAATTCACAGTATTTAGCATCTTCTTACAGAAATTCAAGTAGATATAATACTGCCTTTGATTAAAGTAtcagaatataaatattttacattgacAAAATACGTATTTATTGTCTCGCTAAACACCTTTTAAAATGTAGCAAAAATGAAGAGTGTAGTTATCATGTACATAGATATtgtgtatgtataatacatTTACAATTATTACACTAACCAAAAACTGTTTTGTtggaatttatattaaaatgtcGCTTTCTTTTTATTGGTAGCTGTGCGATTTGGACGAGTCCCAAAGAGGGAGAAAGCGCGTATCTTAGCTGCTATGCAACAAAGCACACAGAATCGTGGCCAACAACGTGCGCTTGCAGGAGAGCTGGATGATCAACCACGACTGATAGCTGCTGTACTGCGCGCCCATCTGGAAACTTGCGAGTTTACAAAGGAAAAAGTTGCTGCCATGCGTCAAAGGGCGAGAGAGTGCCCCTCATATTCAATGCCAACGCTAttggtaaattttaatatatatgaacGTTCAGATTTAAACGTATTAGTAACAAAAGTACAATTCTGACATGATCATGAAGGACCTGATTTTGAAATCGATTTTTAGCTGTTCTTAACTATATATCAGATGGAGGTCATAATAAGTTTATATTAAGGGTTTTCACGGGACCtagattaaaaaagcaaaagagtaaagtgtaaagaaaaaatactatCCTGCAACAAATCGCCTTGAACAGAAGTTTACCCATAACTGAAATTATTTTACACAAAAGTAAAATAGTTTCATTTTTAAGCATTAGCAAAGAGattgacattttttgaaatatttaaaaatttgtttcactacACTTTATTTAATGAGCAATATGGAGAGCCGCTGCTTAGCttactgaaataaaattatggTATAAAGTCTGCTACTCGAACTGGATTGCAAAGTTTAGTACGAGTATCTCTAGAGTTAAGGGTATTTTCTGTCCCACTCGTCACACAGTTTCAGCTTCGATTCTATCCAGTTTACTATATGTATATTGCGCTTATTACAGCAACATAATTTACTTAATACGTCATAGGTATACCTATGATTTCTCTGTAATGAAAGCATATTTAGAAAGAAATCATGGAAATCAGTTAAAAACTCGATATCAGGAACTTTCCATATTAATCTGAGAATGTAtatataccatatgtatgtatttttaaaagaaactgCAAGTAGTTGTATAAAATATTAGCCTTCAACAGATAACAAAGTAATTTGGCTTTGCACAAATGCAATTTAGGGAGGAAAAAATGGGTACGGTAACTATAAAGGGCAAAGTACTTGCTAATTTTTAAATCACACTAATTAGCCTGGGCGTGAAATACATTCCTATACTTCTTATCAATAAACACAATTTATTCTGGTGTAATATAAAACCCCAGCATTTGAAAAATCGCTGCAAtaagtttatatataatatatatgtacatatacagctTATTACAGCAACATAATTTACTTAATACCTATGATTTCTCTGTAATGAAAGCATATTTAGAAAGAAATCATGGAAATCAGTTAAAAACTCGATATCAGGAACTTTCCATATTAATCTGAGAATGTAtatataccatatgtatgtatttttaaaagaaactgCAAGTAGTTGTATAAAATATTAGCCTTCAACAGATAACAAAGTAATTTGGCTCTGCACAAATGCAATTTAGGGAGGAAAAAATGGGTACGGTAACTATAAAGGGCAAAGTACTTGCTAATTTTTAAATCACACTAATTAGCCTGGGCGTGAAATACATTCCTATACTTCTTATCAATAAACACAATTTATTCTGGTGTAATATAAAACCCCAGCATTTGAAAAATCGTTGCAAtaagtttatatataatatatatgtacatatataattggcgcgtacatcctttttgggtgtttggccgagctcctcctcctatttgtggtgtgcgtcttgatgttgttccacaaatggagggacttgcagtttcaagccgactccgaacggctaatatttttatgaggagctttttcatggcagaaatacaatcggaggtttgccattgcctgccgagtggcgactgctattagaaaaatgtttttcttaatttttttgtttcaccgagattcgaacctacgttctctctgtgaactccaaatggtagtcacgcaccaacccattggaGGCCGTTGCAATAAGTTactgaatatataaaaaagttttataatgcTGGCCGAATTTAGGAAGCTTGACAAATCAAATTTTGTACGTAATATTGAAAAGAACTCGAAAGCCTTCTGTGCCTTTGCTAAATCTGACTTCAAGTTTGCCATCCTCTTTGTTTTATGGAGACAAATATGTCAACTCCGCAGgagaaatagaaaattttgcTATTCAGATTTTTCATCCATAACCACTGCTGATGACCGATCATTCTcacgacagtcagttctacaACCGGGTTGGTCTCTGCTGACCGATTTTTGCAGGATTGGTAAAAGACTGaaataattccaatttttaaaagTGGGAATAAGAGTGACGTTACAAACTATAGTACTATTACGAAATTTACAACAGTTTCGAAATTATTGAGCCTGTTGTTAAAACAAGACGCCTTTTAAGCCCGAGTCAGCAAAGCCCCGAAGCTTCCTATCATCTGCACAGACTTTTCAAAGGCTTTTGATAGCATTTTGGGATTATACTCATCATATTCCTGGGTCTAAACTGAAAACTGCAGACCTAGGAGTGTAGGCATAATTGTACACATTTCTCAGATCCCTACCTCAGGCACTctctaaaatttgtatatagcaTTAATTATGGCCCCTTTAGAATATCCTGCTTTTATCTGGTAGCCCTTCCAGTCCATTGACATATGTAAACAGAATTGAACGTATACGAAAGGCCGCTTAGGTCCAGAATTTAACATCACTAGGCAGTAGAAGAACACTTTTGTCATTTTCCTTTGTATTAAACATACTAACAAGTACTAATGCACTTGGAAACTTTCGCCATTTCTACACGTTTCATGTGCAATTGAATAAATTCAATATGCTATAAATTCAGTGGTTGCGCGAATTTTAAGTGAACTCAATAATGTCAAAAATATCGACCCCTCATTTGCGGTATTGAAAAACTTGGTTCTAAGTCGTATGCAAATTTATAGACCCTATTGATAAGTGCTTAGCTAGTAAGAATATAATTGAGTTccatagttaaataaataaataaaaaaaaatatgatgaaaGAATGAAAAGTCAGAGGATCAAAAAAGTCTGGCaaatattcattatttaaatttttgcacagAAATATTATAACAGTCATCAAGAATAACGAAAATAAAGAAGCTATATGACACGTCGCTAAAACAGCaatgaaacaacaacaatgaaaaatacTGCACATGCCTACGATGTAGAATAAGAGCGCAGAAATAACCTTGTGGCAAGGTTTTTTAACCTTGAATTTGACTCTCGatgagaaaagaataaaaaacacaaCGACGCTgagaaatgaaacaaaaacagaaaaaaatttgaaacagcTTTTGCGAATTCATACTAAACGAAATTAAACTTCTACTCTCTTATTTCAATtggataaatatatgtacatatataatggaAAACAAAATCACAGTTTTGACTCATACAagcacatgtatatatgtacatatgtatattagctgCTTCCCCTTGTCATAGGTCTTACACCGCACACGATTATAGGTTGTCAATTTAGTTGACTTACTACTAATAACCCATTACAATTTTGCGATTTCCATACCAACGTAGACACATGCGCATTTATCTCGGCCAACAGACGTCATAATGACATCAACACAAACAAATGAGTAGTAAGCAAGCTCAAAGTAGccacacatacaaataaacaCACGCGCGCAAATGCTCAAATACAAACCCATACTAAAAACCTACACAGAATAAAAGCATGGCGCACATGACCTTGTAAAATACGAGGAAATTATTTCGCAGCTCAGTATTTTTGCAATTCATATCCCTCCCCTTTGTCGTGACCATCGCCATCCCATTTTGGTCTGTCTGCCACTCAAGCATTAGTATGGCTACTTGTTTAATACAGATACAATACATACACGTTCATATAAACATATCAGAACACCACAtatagaaatacatattttgatatacttatgtatgtatattatatgtatgaacGATTGACAATGTTTTTGAGAAGTGTATTTTGGCTGTTCTCATTTCATTTGTGCAAATTAATATAAGCAGATAcgtgcatatacacatatatatgtacatatattcttgttaaataataataaacgcgCGTGTAATTACAttcgatatacatatgtaaacttATGCGTATTTGTACAGAAAGAGAAACGAAAGAATTTGGGTGGCGTATCACATCTTTAATAACTTCAAACAGTTTCTTTGCTCCTAAGCTTAAAATTCTTAACTTTCCGTTTGTGATATTTCTTATTTCGAGTAACAGTTGCACTTGTCAGTGTCATTcagtattttcaatattttttaattaaattgtagtGAAATGTACTGAAAGCGGTGGACGCTAGCACTGATATAGCTTATTTGCGAATCCaggagtatgtatgtgtataggcacacatacatatgttcactTTATTaggatttatgtatattttggaGAAAAGGGTCATATTATTTCAGTGTGCTAGAAACtcatgaaataaaattagtagCCGCCAAACACTTTTGCAGGTTCCCGTGTGCAAGTATAGCAGgttcagatacatacatacatagagacaGAAAATACAATACACAGCAAGAAGAGTGTGAATAAAGTCCAAGTTCAAGACCAAATTCCATACGCAACGTTCAAGGAATTATGCTCAATTGGgtgctttcaaattttaatttatgaacAGAGCTGAAACCCTATGTGAAGACGTGCCCGAAACAGAATTTTGTTCCGCGCCAAGGctgcacaattttttctaattacagtttaaaaaattgtataggtatatacaactttttttgtacAGATACAgaaatgcatatgcatatacgagtatatgcatatgtagttTATTCTTGTAGTCGTCTGTGTCGTGTGAAGGTAAAACCTTGAACTCTAGTTCGTCGACCTTGACTAGAATATCAGAATGAAGCGTCACGCACACGCAAAACTTAATTATAGACACACGCTCAATCAGCgagcttttctttgttttcattctaaggtgtaaaagccaaaaaactttGCTTATGCTCTTTATTTCTACTGCGTGGTTCTCCGATTTCGACGGCTTTTCCCATTTTGTTCGTTAAATACGATTATACTATGTGTTTCAAACCGTATAAGCTTTTGCCATTGTGAGTTCTCTCAGAGATGCTACTGCCACAAGCAAAAGCTCTTATCACAAATTGTTCTCGCGTTGGAATACATATGAAGATTTgcatatatatacttacatatgttatgcatatgtatgtaaaaccgGCGCATGTGCTGAAAAATAGTGGTGGTTTTTTCGTAGTTATCGATTCAAATGTATTGCCAACGGTGAATAATAAAACCTTTGTAAAGAATATGACCTTCACTTGGACCTTAACATTGTAGATACGAAAGCAAAATACGTAGTTAATATGGCTGTATGTGTTAATGAAGCTTTCTTCGTTTGtatgcatactttttttatatacttgtatttatctattttgtGATAATGAAGTGTTCAGAATTGTCGCTCTTTGCAAAAAATGTGACCTATCAGTATCACATTCTCGTTAAATGTTGTACAAGTATATttcatataattattaattaagatttcctttttcttttacaGGCTTGTCCGCTCAATCCTGCTCCTGAGTTACAATCGGAGCAAGAGTTTTCTCAACGCTTTGCCCATGTTATTCGTGGGGTTATTGATTTCGCCGGTATGATACCTGGTTTTCAACTTCTTACCCAAGATGACAAATTTACTTTGCTAAAGGCCGGTCTTTTTGATGCATTATTCGTGCGTTTGATTTGCATGTTCGATTCTTCCATCAATAGTATTATTTGCTTGAATGGGCAGGTGATGCGCCGCGATGCAATACAGAACGGGGCCAATGCTCGCTTTTTAGTGGAttcaacatttaattttgcAGAACGTATGAATTCGATGAATTTATCAGATGCCGAGATCGGGCTATTTTGTGCGATCGTATTGATCACACCCGATCGACCTGGATTGCGCAACATTGAATTGATCGAAAAGATGTATAGCCGGTTGAAAGGTTGCTTACAGAAAGTCATAAGCCAGAATCGGGCCGATCAACCTGATTTCATGGCAAAGTTGTTGGAAACAATGCCCGATTTGCGAACACTAAGCACTCTTCATACTGAGAAATTAGTTGTTTTTCGTACAGAGCACAAAGAACTATTACGACAACAAATGTGGACAATGGACGATGAACAATCAACGAATGTGAAGAGCCCTGTAATTAACTGGGACGATCCGCGTATGGATGTTGAGGCAAAAAGTCCACTTGGTTCCGTGTCAAGTACAGAGTCGGCAGACTTAGAGTACACCACTTCATCTACCAATTCAACATCCCACCATCACACTAATCAACAAGGGCCACAACCATCTGCATTAGCATCATCAGCCCCCCTGTTGGCCGCATCATTATCAGGTTCGTGCCCGTTGCGTAATAGAGCTAACTCTGGCTCCTCTGGGGATTCTACCGCTGAAATGGACATAGTCGGCTCTCACGCACATCTAACCCAGAATGGCTTAACAATTACTCCAATTGTTCGTTCGCATTCCCACCAGCAGTTACATCATCATTTGACTTCTGGTACGCCAAATAGATATCGCAAATTAGACTCACCCACTGATTCGGGCATCGAGTCAGGCAATGAAAAGAACGATTGTGGCATCAAAGCAGTCAGCTCTGGCGGAAGTTCTTCTTGTTCCAGCCCACGTTCTAGTGTCGACGACGCCCTTGATTGTACGGATGCTGCAGCAGCAAGCACAAGTCAAGTTACAATATCTGTTTCACCCGTCCGTTCACCTCAACCTATCGCTCCGACATCCACATCATTATCAAATAGCCTAGCTAACTCGTCAAATACGCTCAAGCGTCAAATTGTTGACGATATGCCCGTATTGAAACGAGTATTGCAAGCACCTCCGCTCTACGATACGAACTCACTAATGGATGAAGCGTACAAGCCAcataaaaaatttcgagcattgCGCCATCGCGAGTTCGAAACCACAGAAACGGATCCCAGCTCCACATCTAACCGTTCTAACAGCAGCGCGAAGACAAGCACAACACTTACGCAAACAAATATCCCGGTACAAAGCGCGCAAGCAATCTCAGCCGCAATTACTCCACCTTCATCTATTCAAACCTCGAGTACTGCTCCGgtttctgttgttgtttctAAATGTACTATAACACCAGCATCATCCCCACGTCCTCACATCTCAACAGAAAACGCTGGAAATTGTCACCAACAAAGTCAGTTGCATATGCACTTAACGCGTCAAGCGACGACTACTAATATTTGTAATCATAGTAATGGCAGTGGTATCATTCAGCCACAACAACAATCTTCCTTGTCTAGCACTCATTCAGTACTGGCTAAATCTTTAATGGCAGAGCCGCGAATGACTCCTGAACAAATTAAAAGGTCTGATATAATTCAGAATTATATTATGCGCGATCCAGCATCATCTTGTTCCGGCACATCAAACAACCCCGGAAGTCGTAGTCCAGCACCAATGCAGCATTTATCCTCATTGAACCAAAACTCTCACCATTACAACTCTGGCGGATCACCATCCTCAAGTAATTCTCCCTCTTGTTCGAGTACTAACTGTGCTTCACCTTCAACCACTACAATTACATTACCTTCGCCGCCACCTCCAAACACATTAGGCACAACAGCTACGCGATGGCACGGCCACTCTGTTATAACAACAACGAGTATCAATCATCGTCAGCAGTCTGTCTCGCCAAGCAGCAATGGttcagcatcatcatcatcatcaaatgGTTGTCAATATTTCCAGTCTCCACACTCCACCTCTACTTCAGTATCTCCACCCCGCCCATCACCATCAGCGCTTCATTCGCCTCCACGTCTATTAGAACTACAAGTCGATATTGCCGACTCACAGCAACCGCtgaatttgtcaaaaaagtcgCCAACACCACCACCCACTAAGCTGCAAGCATTGGTAGCAGCTGCGTCAGCAGCACAAAGATATCCTACCGTATCTGCCGATGTTACTGTTACACCGACTAATGCACAACCCACGCAAACCGTGACCACTGTGACCGCAAATAGTTCGCAGCAATTACAGGTTCACAAAGTCATGCTAGAGGCGTAAGCATCAAAAATGGGTTAGTGAATAAGTtcagtatatgtatttatgtagagCATGCAAAGAAGAGTATTCGGAATGTTCATAAGTGTATTAAAGACATCTTGAGATTAatctaaaaaaatgaaaaatactgCATTGAAAAAGATTTCTTGAAAAACTCGATGTGGTATCAGAACTGATGATGAATATCAAAGGAACATCCACTATGTATTATATTcaaacatatgtacgtgtacatgcgaagttattaaaattagatGATAAACGTTTGCACGACAACAAAAAAGAGCGAGACTGAATATtcataaaaacatgaaaaaataaataaataatgaaatattgtaAAGTAAATATTCAATAAGTCGGTGTTGCATGGTGTTTGGCGTGAATGAGAACGCGATTTGTGGAAGCACATTAAAATCAGTTAAACCAAACgtgcatacataagtatacatggatatatataatttccttaaatcacttaaaattaatattaataacagtTGATAAGTAactacatacctatatgtaaattatgtatttaaataagtaGAAACACCGTATATGAATTGAGTGAATAACAAGAAGATGCTGATAACAATTACAATTtcgataaaaaatgtttgcttaagGGTTGCAGTTGGCAATAATATTAATCTTAATGTTATTGATCGATCAAAACCCTAACAATTACCTATTGTATTTTTAAAGCacataaaaattgtacaaaattcatGCAATATAGATTAAAAATTATATCCTtaacaacacaaaaaacaaatattatgctACAATTCCTTTTAAAGATTATCTATAGATTGAAGGCAAATCATTTTAATCATAAGACAATGAACTACTTTTAAGGTAATTGGCACAACGATATGATATTAtactatacatatgcatgtaagcAGACTCGTTTGCCGTATTATGTTTACATTGagcagatatgtacatatattaagcAATCTTAAAGAACCTTTACAGTATCGTTGTGTGAATGATCCTCAAGGATAAATAatgatttcaaattaaaaatcagCATAACTTCAAAGCAAcatactacatatatatgtatatataaatgtgtaaCAAACGCAGTTGCTGTTACTTTTTAAACCAGGTTCAGGTGTGCACTCGAGAACATATGAACACCTATGCATATAGTTATAGAAAACACAATTTAGATGAGCTCCATATTcatgtttacaaaaattttataagtgaAAGAGAGGAATTCTActgaattgattttatttattttacaagttctggAAACAAATGTTATtccggaaatattttttatattgaaaactctgcgagatttttaaataaatgaaaagttaattaatatttaattcttcCTATTATGCATGCAGAAAAAAGTTATGTTTCGCTTCTGTATGCAGTTTACTTCAAACAACccattattttgataaaattgttttattgttcGTTGGTTTGTTTTATccttattaattaaaatcaCTATTTATCTGTTCGCGTGATAATTCTCTTTAGTAtgttaattttcatatatgattataattattattgttttctaaatttttaaaatttattatgtatAAGGAAGTTCCATatgattttaatgtaaatacTTTGTACATATTAAAATTATAGACGCTGTTGAAgtagaaaaaatcataaaagatCCCTTAACACTTCAAAATAGTTTTCCCTTCAGTGTGTATGTGTCTACAATTTCTGAATGTATTGACCGATgatgtatttgtttaaattacaTAATATAAactaaagttattaaaaactttcattttattgcaacttaggataaaaaagaaactactattatatttattataattagtaCTATATTTGTAGTAGGTATAAAACAAACAGacgtttttttcaaatatacagaaattaaaaaacaaattaaaatcgttgtgtttaatttttatgaattggaTCTTGAAATTATTTGATGGTTTTTTTAGTAGTCTGATATTTTGATATGCATGATtatgtttctttatttaaaaaattccatttttctaTTAATACTTTGGTATAAAGAACTAGTTGTTTCCTTAGTGCAGGCCGGTTTTTTAGTCTTTcatgctttgttttgttttgctttacttTTGAAAACTTCACTGGCCAAATGGTAGTTTTGAATGCTGTCAGCATAATGGGAAAAAACGAAGGGACAGGTGAAATTGTGTCAAAGGCCGAGAAAGCGCTGCTAAATGGAACATTTTCGAATCTATTCGAAACTTTAAAATGCTTGAAGCGAGAGAAGCAAGCTGCCATTTGGTCAACTCTCAAGAATTACATTACATTTCTGTTATTTTTGAGAGTTTTCGAAGCAAAGCATGCTGGCATTGGCCAGCACATTATgatcattttctgagtttgctTAGTAAATTCACTAAAAAGAAACATTAGCAAATGTTTAGTTCAAaccaaaattctaaaaagaaaaataataaaaattagccATCACGCAAAACTAGTGAACTAAGTTCAGCATAAGcaggctttcatcagccaccctgtatgtaggtatgtttgcAACTTGATTTAAAGGCGCTAACACTTTGAAGGAGGCTAGGACTATTGGGTTAGGTCCTAAAAGATAGATATATTTAAGAGCCGTTATTATGTATAAAGCTTATTATATCACAAATTACAAGTGGATAAACCTTCAATATGTAAAAAGTTTTAACTAATTAGCACAAAAATTACTAAtgatacgtacatatgtacatatacatacaccaTAAGCTAAAGAACGCCTACTTATAATTGGAAACTATTTTAGAAATGTgtgcaagtacatacataccgatatgcaaatatatatatatacatatgtattaggtCAATAGGTTCCGATCCTAGGGAAATCTACTGGAAATTAATCGGGTGCATCGGATCTGATTGCAAAGTCGACATCTTTCCTACATAATGCTGCGGGTTTTGAAGGGATGTAATTAATTGCAGGacctttaattttaatacttttagatGAATTCTGCGATTTTAaagaatatacttatatatgtcaAATAATGAGTATATGaagcgtacatatgtacatatataaatgtgtgTAGATGCTAAGAACgatagataactgtatttaaaattttttagaagatACAAGTGAATGTCAATCACTGATATACAttcttaaatgtatgtattcttaTATACAGCCATAAACATAAACTTatatacttacttatatatacattacATATAAGCGTAAAAATTAGATTCAGGTGTAATGTATGGCCTGCCAAAATTAATTCATTGAAGAACTTGTGAAAACTTATTCTTGTAGATATCGCAtgataatatttaacaaataaaaataatgagattttaGGAGCAGCATTGATTGTCTTCAAAACGGGATTCATATATTTTCGTAACAAAGAATTTAAatccaaatatttaaataaaacacattaCATGAATTATGaggtaaaagtttaaataattaaaattttaatctattGTGGCAATGGTTATGACAGCTCACGAATTGGATACCATTGGTATAATTTGTCTCGTTTGTGAATTGGAATATACTTGTATACATATTTGGACACATATTGAACGAGTTCGGTGTCGGACTGAGAAATCAAAGCAtacgtttattattattattttttaacatacatactcgtatattcgTATATTCATTGTGGgcataatttaaaattgtaaaatataggttaagaacaacttttttgttgtatgaatataaaaaccaataaacttgcatataaaaaaatcgaaaagtgtaataataatttaaaagaagagTATGAAAACTCATTTTTGATGCACGCTTTCAGAAATGCCGCTTGAAATATCCCTAATAAGTTGCGACGCCAACTTCTCGAATCGTTTTATGGATGCCGATGGTCTTGTTAGTAGTGATCTTATAAACAAGATTACATTTGCATGAAGTAAACGTTCAGTTGCCAATTTCCGATGTGGTCATAATTCAACTAGTATCGCCCATTATAGAAAATTCGACCGATAATAATAATGCTCACCGTAAGTATGAGGTTTTATTCAATTGAGCTaaacaatatgaaaaaataggTCAAGTCACGAAATGAGATTTCAATCCCTACCACCTTTCACGATAAGTACCTCCAAGtatgttt
This genomic window contains:
- the LOC129243092 gene encoding ecdysone-induced protein 75B isoform X1, whose translation is MLKKFKCLEATATMANSNNQTTTTTSNNSNTNSLIGSGLSYSKLIKTEPIDLEMSYVNTSDLKELRLDNIIEKNVTKKPNMKETVAKTLSSPAVNYQHVQIQTVQPRQPGAGLLTNSNTMQKIILTPRVEFIQRPTSTREIEGEMGTIIKHVYSQQSNTKDQQQQSFTNSSAQAVQRVPQSLQQDSNVGPQIIITRSLPTNTTSHLPIQRCHSASPSHYQRNTSIVSSNNNSSTPPPSSQQSLQQYSSNRSPQPSPPPLTLQQHVRVIRDGRLYEEQTSGSVLTSRHSVSPPPLIHHHQSRSAPNSPVVARRFSSSPHGISTLSLSQQNTIETHQNHTQFVIHNGKQQLQLSDVSEQYQRHIANSPPLPPPPPPPPPHQTSSATAPTSLSQAMINPSLTTTSNQQHQQYVLSSSTRKYIVSTTRQSCAMAAMGSPRQQPHTHFAHHKHQQLQRYHLSQHQQEENSSSQSAPVAAPSIPNLSRNFRIPVVTSSSISNNNNNNDPQFHSHSNTAMRPPPPPPPKVKNSSAPSAGLPNISNGGSTSLSCHSSEEPSSSIPDLEFDGTTVLCRVCGDKASGFHYGVHSCEGCKGFFRRSIQQKIQYRPCTKNQQCSILRINRNRCQYCRLKKCIAVGMSRDAVRFGRVPKREKARILAAMQQSTQNRGQQRALAGELDDQPRLIAAVLRAHLETCEFTKEKVAAMRQRARECPSYSMPTLLACPLNPAPELQSEQEFSQRFAHVIRGVIDFAGMIPGFQLLTQDDKFTLLKAGLFDALFVRLICMFDSSINSIICLNGQVMRRDAIQNGANARFLVDSTFNFAERMNSMNLSDAEIGLFCAIVLITPDRPGLRNIELIEKMYSRLKGCLQKVISQNRADQPDFMAKLLETMPDLRTLSTLHTEKLVVFRTEHKELLRQQMWTMDDEQSTNVKSPVINWDDPRMDVEAKSPLGSVSSTESADLEYTTSSTNSTSHHHTNQQGPQPSALASSAPLLAASLSGSCPLRNRANSGSSGDSTAEMDIVGSHAHLTQNGLTITPIVRSHSHQQLHHHLTSGTPNRYRKLDSPTDSGIESGNEKNDCGIKAVSSGGSSSCSSPRSSVDDALDCTDAAAASTSQVTISVSPVRSPQPIAPTSTSLSNSLANSSNTLKRQIVDDMPVLKRVLQAPPLYDTNSLMDEAYKPHKKFRALRHREFETTETDPSSTSNRSNSSAKTSTTLTQTNIPVQSAQAISAAITPPSSIQTSSTAPVSVVVSKCTITPASSPRPHISTENAGNCHQQSQLHMHLTRQATTTNICNHSNGSGIIQPQQQSSLSSTHSVLAKSLMAEPRMTPEQIKRSDIIQNYIMRDPASSCSGTSNNPGSRSPAPMQHLSSLNQNSHHYNSGGSPSSSNSPSCSSTNCASPSTTTITLPSPPPPNTLGTTATRWHGHSVITTTSINHRQQSVSPSSNGSASSSSSNGCQYFQSPHSTSTSVSPPRPSPSALHSPPRLLELQVDIADSQQPLNLSKKSPTPPPTKLQALVAAASAAQRYPTVSADVTVTPTNAQPTQTVTTVTANSSQQLQVHKVMLEA